A single genomic interval of Antechinus flavipes isolate AdamAnt ecotype Samford, QLD, Australia chromosome 1, AdamAnt_v2, whole genome shotgun sequence harbors:
- the DDT gene encoding D-dopachrome decarboxylase, which produces MPFVELDTSLPAARLPSGLSQRLCAAVAAVLGKPQDRVNVTVRPDLHMILSGSGDPCAQLIVSSIGVVGTAEENRDHSAKFFEFLTKELSLSEDRINIRFYPLEPWQIGKKGTVMTFL; this is translated from the exons ATGCCCTTCGTGGAGCTGGACACCAGCCTGCCCGCCGCCCGCCTGCCCAGTGGCCTGAGCCAGCGCCTGTGCGCCGCGGTCGCCGCCGTGCTGGGCAAGCCCCAGGAC AGAGTGAATGTGACTGTGAGACCAGACCTCCACATGATCCTGAGTGGCTCAGGAGACCCGTGTGCCCAGCTTATCGTCTCCTCCATTGGAGTAGTCGGCACGGCGGAGGAGAACCGGGACCACAGCGCCAAGTTCTTTGAGTTCCTCACCAAGGAGCTGAGCCTGAGTGAGGACCG GATTAACATTCGGTTCTACCCCTTGGAGCCTTGGCAAATCGGCAAGAAGGGCACAGTGATGACGTTTCTGTGA
- the MIF gene encoding macrophage migration inhibitory factor, with translation MPMFVVQTNVPRSAVPDSLLGELTAQLAKATGKPAQYIAVHISADQLMAFGGSSDPCALCSLHSIGKIGGPQNKAYSKQLCELLTKHLKIPGDRIYINYYDMNAANVGWNGSTFA, from the exons ATGCCCATGTTCGTGGTGCAGACCAACGTGCCCCGCTCCGCGGTGCCCGACTCCCTGCTGGGCGAGCTCACGGCGCAGCTGGCCAAGGCCACGGGCAAGCCCGCCCAG tacATCGCTGTGCACATCTCGGCGGATCAGCTGATGGCCTTCGGGGGCTCCTCGGACCCGTGCGCCCTCTGCAGCCTGCACAGCATCGGCAAGATCGGCGGGCCCCAGAACAAGGCGTACAGCAAGCAGCTCTGCGAGCTGCTCACCAAGCACCTCAAAATCCCCGGGGACAG GATCTATATCAATTACTACGACATGAACGCAGCCAATGTGGGCTGGAACGGCTCCACCTTTGCCTGA